A genomic segment from Nitrospira lenta encodes:
- a CDS encoding ABC transporter permease: protein MRGQGIWLRGISGLGMAFLYLPIIVLVVFSFNASRLSATWQGFSWHWYEVLWHDEALLAAAANSLWVAALSTSLVVLLGVPAAMGLERLRGRGRQTLDMIFLLPLVLPEVMMGVALLLFFVMIQWPLSLVTVVVGHAAFNLPVVIVMVRARLQKLDPRLEEAASDLGASAWQTFYRVTWPLVRPAVLGAALLAFTISLDDFIVTFFVAGPGATTLPLKVYSMIKSGLSPEINALSSVLVLASMGLVGLSLLYQRR from the coding sequence ATGAGAGGACAGGGCATCTGGCTGCGGGGCATCAGCGGGCTCGGCATGGCATTCCTGTATCTGCCGATCATCGTGCTGGTGGTGTTTTCCTTCAATGCGTCACGCCTGTCGGCAACGTGGCAGGGCTTTTCCTGGCACTGGTACGAGGTGCTATGGCATGACGAGGCGTTGTTGGCCGCCGCGGCGAATTCACTGTGGGTGGCGGCGCTGTCTACGAGTCTTGTTGTGCTGCTTGGTGTACCGGCCGCGATGGGACTGGAGCGTCTGAGAGGGCGTGGCAGGCAGACGTTGGATATGATCTTCTTGCTGCCGCTGGTATTGCCTGAAGTGATGATGGGTGTGGCGCTGTTGCTGTTCTTCGTCATGATTCAATGGCCGCTGAGTCTGGTCACGGTCGTCGTCGGGCATGCCGCGTTCAACTTGCCGGTTGTCATTGTGATGGTGCGAGCCAGGCTACAGAAGCTGGATCCGCGATTGGAGGAGGCGGCGAGCGATCTCGGGGCGTCGGCGTGGCAGACGTTTTACCGAGTGACCTGGCCGCTGGTTCGTCCGGCGGTGCTGGGGGCCGCGCTTCTGGCCTTCACGATTTCGCTCGATGACTTCATCGTGACATTCTTCGTCGCCGGTCCCGGCGCCACCACCTTGCCGCTCAAGGTGTATTCCATGATCAAGTCCGGCCTTTCCCCGGAGATCAATGCCCTGTCTTCCGTACTGGTCCTGGCTTCCATGGGACTGGTCGGGTTGTCTCTTCTGTATCAGCGGCGGTGA